From a region of the Phragmites australis chromosome 21, lpPhrAust1.1, whole genome shotgun sequence genome:
- the LOC133903237 gene encoding uncharacterized protein LOC133903237, with product MEPRAAWKQYMRELCFSTDSSDEEDELVLATLAAWHADVEASARGPWGGSVPGHRRIRRNRQERHNRLYNDYFVESAVYPDYIFRRRFRMKRDLYCKIVREVEDHDPWFKQRRNVAGELGLSPLQKVTAAFRMLAYDAPADSLDECLRLGESTIIESMRRFVRAIVEVFGDEYLRAPNEEDTTRLLDMNQRRGFPGMLGSIDCMHWRWKNCPTVWSGSFRGHVNAPTIILEAVASQNLWIWHAFFGMPGSLNDINVLHRSHLLDNLAGGVAPKVQYSINGHHYTMGYYLADGIYPEWVTFVKLIPAPVGRKHQHFVVQQAAARKDVERAFGVLQSRFPIVRGAARLWDQETLSDVMTAGIIMHNMIIEDERTAGALEYVYEGSGEDAVPSHEPTPPA from the exons ATGGAGCCTCGTGCTGCATGGAAGCAGtacatgagagagttatgcttcTCCACCGATTCgtccgatgaggaagatgagttgGTCCTAGCGACGCTTGCCGCATGGCATGCCGACGTCGAAGCTTCGGCCAGAGGGCCGTGGGGCGGCTCCGTCCCCGGGCACCGGCGCATCCGTAGGAATCGTCAGGAGAGACACAATCGATTGTACAACGACTACTTTGTTGAGTCCGCAGTGTACCCCGACTACATTTTTCGGCGCAG GTTCAGGATGAAACGTGATCTGTACTGCAAGATTGTGAGGGAGGTGGAGGACCATGACCCGTGGTTCAAGCAAAGGAGGAACGTTGCCGGAGAGCTTGGGCTGTCACCCCTGCAAAAAGTAACTGCCGCTTTCCGTATGTTAGCTTACGATGCTCCTGCAGATTCTCTCGACGAGTGCCTCCGGCTAGGGGAGAGCACCATCATCGAGAGCATGCGGCGTTTCGTGCGGGCCATTGTCGAGGTGTTCGGTGACGAGTACCTCCGGGCGCCGAACGAGGAGGACACTACTCGATTGCTGGATATGAACCAGCGTCgagggttccccgggatgctTGGAAGCATCGATTGCATGCactggaggtggaagaactgtcccACGGTGTGGTCCGGTTCGTTCAGGGGCCATGTCAATGCACCGACTATCATTCTAGAGGCTGTGGCATCGCAGAACCtgtggatttggcatgccttcttcGGGATGCCAGGTTCATTGAACGACATCAATGTGCTGCACCGGTCTCATCTCCTTGACAACCTTGCTGGGGGAGTAGCACCCAAGGTACAGTACTCTATTAATGGCCACCATTACACGATGGGGTACTATCTTGCAGACGGGATCTATCCAGAGTGGGTGACATTTGTGAAACTCATACCAGCTCCAGTAGGCCGGAAGCATCAACACTTCGTGGTGCAGCAGGCGGCTGCACGAAAGGATGTTGAGCGGGCATTTGGAGTGTTGCAGTCCAGGTTTCCCATAGTACGTGGAGCGGCGAGGTTGTGGGATCAAGAAACCCTCAGCGACGTAATGACAGCGGGTATCATCATGCATAACATGATAATCGAGGATGAGAGAACGGCCGGGGCTCTCGAATATGTCTACGAGGGTTCGGGCGAGGACGCAGTGCCGTCTCACGAACCAACCCCCCCTGCTTGA